Proteins encoded by one window of Thunnus thynnus chromosome 3, fThuThy2.1, whole genome shotgun sequence:
- the LOC137179551 gene encoding group XIIB secretory phospholipase A2-like protein → MSRWALLAPLLLLLGLFIHSAVSQEDPAAAAQTPPGQASDGTQAEEDDEWGMNSIRGGFESVSGYFDSMLEFMGGRDGVCQYRCRYGKAPLPRPGYEMPQPNGCSSYFFGLPVPEGMDMGIPAMTKCCNQLDMCYDTCGSNKYRCDSKFRWCLHSICSDLKKSLGFVSKVETCETVADTLFNTVWTLGCRPYMNSQRAACLCQGEEKDEL, encoded by the exons ATGTCCCGTTGGGCCCTTCTTGCTCCCCTTCTGCTCCTACTGGGCCTGTTTATCCACAGTGCTGTCAGTCAAGAGGACCcggctgcagcagcacagacaccaCCGGGCCAGGCCTCCGATGGCACGCAGGCAGAGGAAGACGATGAGTGGGGAATGAACTCCATCAGAGGAGGCTTTGAGTCAGTCAGCGGCTACTTTGATTCCATGCTGGAGTTCATGGGTGGACGTGATGGAGTGTGCCAATACCGCTGTCGATATG GTAAAGCTCCCCTTCCACGCCCTGGCTATGAGATGCCTCAACCTAATGGCTGTAGCTCCTACTTCTTTGGTCTTCCTGTTCCAGAGGGG ATGGACATGGGCATCCCTGCCATGACCAAATGCTGCAATCAGCTGGATATGTGTTACGATACCTGTGGCTCCAACAAGTACCGCTGCGACTCCAAGTTCCGCTGGTGCCTCCACAGCATCTGCTCTGACCTCAAGAAGAGCCTTGGCTTTGTGTCAAAAGTTGAAA CATGTGAAACTGTAGCAGACACCTTGTTCAACACAGTGTGGACTCTGGGCTGCAGACCCTACATGAACAGCCAGAGGGCAGCGTGCCTCTGccaaggagaggagaaagacgAACTTTAG